In a single window of the Raphanus sativus cultivar WK10039 chromosome 9, ASM80110v3, whole genome shotgun sequence genome:
- the LOC108824149 gene encoding pentatricopeptide repeat-containing protein At4g11690, whose amino-acid sequence MAEKAQKTLLLLANLIKVPPLKAFSLLNSSNLHGFQHTHESFSILLRLLLSTNLLPHAQSLLLQVISGRIHSQSFTPTSLLHYLTQSETSKPNSRLYEAIINTYIQSQSLDSAVSYFNEMIDKGLVPGSNCFNNLLTFVAGSSSFDEFWAFFNGNNKNNRVVLDVYSFGVAIKACCESGEIDKSFHLLAAVRENGFQPNVVIYTTLIDGCCKKGEIVKAKALFLEMERIGLVANERTYTVLIHGLFKNGVARQGFGMYEKMKEDGVLPNLYTYNCVMNQLCKDGRTKDAFKVFDEMRGRGVSCNVVSYNTLIGGLCREMSSGEACRLMERMKSEGINPNLITYNTLIDGFCSVGKLGKALSLCRDLKSRGMSLSVVTYNILVSGFCKKGDTSGAAKIVKEMEERGIKPSKVTYTILIDTFARSDNMERAIQLRTSMESLGLVPDVHTYSVLIHGFCIKGQMNEASRLFRTMVEKKLEPNEVIYNTMILGYCKEGSSYRALRLLREMGDKELAPNVASYSYLIEVLCKEKKLKEAEDLVEKMIDSGMDPSASICNVISRARNDSLVAQTNDKTIYNVT is encoded by the coding sequence ATGGCGGAGAAAGCCCAGAAAACACTCCTCCTCTTGGCGAATTTAATCAAAGTTCCTCCATTAAAAGCCTTCTCTCTCTTGAACTCATCCAATCTTCACGGATTCCAACACACGCACGAATCATTCTCAATCCTTCTCCGTCTCCTTCTCTCCACAAACTTACTCCCTCACGCCCAGTCTCTCCTACTTCAAGTCATCTCCGGGAGAATCCACTCCCAATCCTTCACTCCAACCTCTCTCTTACACTACTTAACACAATCAGAAACCTCAAAACCCAATTCTCGACTCTACGAAGCAATCATCAACACCTACATCcaatctcaatccctagactCCGCCGTCTCCTACTTCAACGAGATGATCGACAAGGGTCTCGTCCCCGGATCGAATTGCTTCAACAATCTCTTAACTTTCGTTGCCGGGTCGTCTTCTTTCGACGAGTTCTGGGCTTTCTTCAACggcaacaacaagaacaacagAGTCGTTCTCGATGTGTACAGCTTCGGGGTCGCGATCAAAGCCTGCTGCGAATCCGGCGAAATCGACAAGAGCTTTCACCTTCTCGCTGCGGTAAGAGAGAATGGGTTTCAACCGAACGTCGTTATCTACACTACTTTGATCGACGGGTGTTGCAAGAAAGGAGAGATCGTAAAGGCGAAAGCTTTGTTTCTCGAAATGGAGAGGATCGGGTTGGTAGCCAACGAGCGTACTTACACGGTTTTGATTCACGGGTTGTTCAAGAACGGGGTTGCGAGACAAGGGTTTGGGATGTACGAGAAGATGAAGGAGGATGGGGTTTTACCTAATCTCTATACTTACAACTGTGTGATGAACCAGCTTTGTAAAGACGGAAGGACGAAAGACGCCTTCaaggtgttcgacgaaatgcgTGGGAGAGGGGTTTCGTGTAACGTTGTTAGTTATAATACTTTAATCGGTGGGTTGTGTAGAGAGATGAGTTCGGGTGAAGCTTGTAGGTTGATGGAACGGATGAAGAGCGAGGGGATCAACCCGAACTTGATCACTTACAACACTTTGATTGATGGGTTTTGTAGCGTGGGGAAGTTAGGAAAGGCGTTGAGTTTGTGCAGGGATTTGAAGTCTAGAGGTATGTCTCTGTCTGTAGTTACTTATAATATTCTAGTTTCTGGGTTTTGTAAGAAGGGAGATACTTCGGGAGCAGCTAAGATAGTTAAGGAGATGGAAGAGAGAGGGATTAAACCGTCGAAAGTTACATACACGATTCTTATCGATACATTTGCTCGTTCTGATAACATGGAGAGAGCAATCCAGCTTCGAACGTCGATGGAGAGTTTAGGACTAGTTCCGGATGTTCATACTTATAGTGTGTTGATTCACGGGTTTTGCATCAAAGGTCAGATGAATGAAGCTTCGAGGCTTTTTAGGACGATGGTCGAGAAGAAGTTAGAACCTAATGAGGTTATATACAATACAATGATTCTTGGGTATTGTAAGGAAGGTAGTTCTTATAGAGCGTTGAGGTTGCTGAGAGAGATGGGAGATAAAGAGTTGGCTCCAAATGTTGCCAGCTATAGTTACTTGATTGAAGTtctttgtaaagaaaaaaaattgaaagaagcTGAGGATTTGGTTGAGAAGATGATTGATTCAGGGATGGATCCATCTGCTTCAATATGTAATGTGATCTCTAGAGCCAGAAATGATTCACTTGTAGCTCAAACAAATGATAAGACCATTTATAATGTGACTTAG